A DNA window from Luteolibacter luteus contains the following coding sequences:
- a CDS encoding TlyA family RNA methyltransferase, with product MKKERADALLVARGLCESREQAKRLILAGEVRSGDHLVDKPSTKLAEDAPLDIKEKPKYVGRGGLKMEGALASFGISPEGWTCLDIGASTGGFTDCLLQHGAAKVHAIDVGTNQLAYKLRMDPRVVVKEQFNARGLEVSTLGEKVRLIVMDLSFISLTKILPAAFGVLEEGGSIVCLIKPQFELEREDIGKGGIVRDPALHERAVAKIQAFVTEELGREWKGIIDSPITGTDGNREFLAWLG from the coding sequence ATGAAAAAAGAGCGTGCTGATGCCCTCCTCGTCGCCCGCGGACTCTGCGAGTCCCGGGAGCAGGCCAAGCGCCTGATTCTGGCTGGTGAGGTCCGCTCCGGCGACCATCTGGTGGACAAGCCCAGCACCAAGCTGGCCGAGGATGCGCCATTGGATATCAAGGAGAAACCGAAGTACGTCGGGCGGGGCGGGCTGAAGATGGAGGGGGCGCTGGCCTCGTTCGGGATTTCCCCGGAAGGCTGGACTTGTTTGGACATAGGGGCGTCCACCGGGGGCTTCACGGATTGCCTGCTCCAGCACGGGGCGGCGAAGGTCCATGCGATCGACGTGGGGACCAACCAGCTGGCCTACAAGCTGCGGATGGACCCGCGGGTGGTGGTGAAGGAGCAATTCAACGCCCGCGGTCTGGAAGTTTCGACGCTGGGAGAAAAGGTCCGGCTGATCGTGATGGATCTGTCCTTTATCTCGCTCACCAAGATCCTGCCGGCGGCTTTCGGGGTGCTGGAGGAGGGAGGTTCGATCGTTTGCCTGATCAAGCCGCAGTTCGAGCTGGAACGGGAGGACATCGGAAAGGGCGGGATTGTCCGGGACCCGGCATTGCACGAACGGGCGGTGGCGAAGATCCAAGCCTTCGTGACCGAGGAGCTGGGCCGCGAGTGGAAGGGGATCATCGACTCTCCGATCACCGGGACGGATGGAAACCGGGAGTTCCTCGCTTGGCTAGGCTGA